The genomic window CAGTGCCTCGCGCGCCAAACGAACGGGCGACTTCGTCATCCGACGCGTCGTTGCCTCGCGCATCGCTGTCCCTCCCTGGACCAGCCAACAACCAAAACAACCGACCAAACATAGCCCATCCAATCAGTTTTCAACAGAGCAGAGCGACTGAATAAGGACCTAGAGACGATAGTCATGCTAAAGCCTGTCCGTTGAAGGCCAAATACGATGCGTCGGGTCAAGCGAGCCATGGGCTGTTACTCTGATGCGGCGCGGTCGGTTCGGAGAAGAGTGCCAGAGGCAGAGGTGTTTCGTGACGATATGGGTAGTAGGATGCGATACCTTGATGATTATGTTCTTGGCATCGGCTTGAAAGGTATTTTCTATGATCAAATTCAAAGTCCAAGGTCCGTATGAGGTCGAACCGATTCACGCACCGGGAGGAAAGCTGATCGAAAAGAGTGCTGTCGAGAAGTTTTGGTCCGACGCTGATAAATCTGAGCTTGCTGAATACGTCGGTTGCTACGTATTCGGATTTCGCTCGAGCCGAGGGATCGTTCCTGCTTACGTAGGTCAAGCGAAGACTGGCTTTAGGAACGAGTGCTTTGACCACCACAAACTCACGCACTATAACACCGCCCTGGTTAAACGTAAGTCGGGGACGCCCGTGATGTTCTTCGTATGCAAGGCCGAAGGGTCAACGCACGAGTTCGAGGCTTGTATTGATCGCGTTGAGTATCTTTTGATTCAATTTGCTCTTACGCGAAACAACGACCTGACGAATGTGCATATCGCGGACTGGTGCATCCAAGGCGTGTACCGGAATTCTATTGGACATAAGTCCGAGAGCGCGGCCTTGTTTTGCAAAATGATGGGAATGGGTATCGAAGGGTCTCATCACGAGGATGAGGAGGATGAAGAAGTCGAGCCCGCTCCCTTGGCAAGTGACGCTCCGGCGCTCTCCGCGAAGGATCTTGGCGAACTGGGTGACCAACTGAAAGAATAAACACATGTATCCCCGACCATCGTCGTCGCATTACCCAAATCGTGATGCGCTCGATGAGCGATGGAATGCATTTCGAGTGAGATAAGGGACGGCGTCCTAAGTCGGTTCGACTAAGGCCACCTACCCAACATCCCCCAACTCCAGCACCTGTCCGTAGCGCACCAGCACCATGCGTCGCAGGCGCTCGTGTTCCGGCTTGGCCAGGCCGGGGTCTCCTTCGACCAGTTGTTGCGCATCGCGGCGGGCTTCTTCCAGTACCGCTGCGTCGGCCACTGGATCGGCGATGCGCAACGGCGGCAGTCCATGTTGGCGCGTTCCCAGCAGGTCGCCCGGGCCGCGCAGCGCGAAATCGATCTCGGCCAGCTCGAAACCGTCGGTCGAATTAACGAACGCCTCCAGCCGCTGCTGCGAGTCGGGCGAGGCTGGCTCGGCGAAGACGCAGCAATAGCCAGGGTGGGCCCCGCGGCTAATCCGCCCCCGCAGCTGATGCAATTGGGCCAACCCGAATCGTTGACCGCTTTCGATGGCCAGCAGCGTGGCATTGGGCACGTCGACGCCCACCTCGACCACTGTGGTCGAAACCAGCACCTGCGTTTGGCCACTGCGAAACGAATCCATCACGGCGTCTTTCTCGGCGGCGTTCATACGGCCGTGGACCAGCCCCAGACGAAAGGCTTCGAGCGGTCCATTGGCGAGCGACTCGTAGGCCTGCGCGAGGCTGGTCGCGTCGACCTCGCTCGAAGTCTCGACCAGCGGCACGACCACGTAACCCTGCCGCCCTTCGCGCAGCTTACGGCAGTAGAAGTCCCACCATTTGTCGCGCTGCTCAGGCGTCGCCAGATACGTTCGCACCGCTTGCCGGCCTGGCGGCATGTCGCGCAGTGTCGAAACATCCAAATCGCCGAATAGCGTCATGGCCACGGTGCGCGGAATCGGAGTGGCCGTCATGACCAGGTAGTGCGGATCGAGCCCGGCTTGTTTCAGGCTGGCCCGCTGTCGGACGCCGAACTTGTGCTGTTCGTCGATGACGACCAGCCCGAGCTTGGCAAACTCGACATCCTCCTGCACGATGGCCTGGGTGCCGATCACCAGATCGAGTTCGCCGGCCGCGATCTTGGCCAGCGTCTCGCGGCGCGCGGACGTGGTGAGCGATCCGGTCAAAAGTCCCCATCGTACGCGGCTGGCGGTGAGGAACCCTTCGATTGTGGCGGCATGTTGTCGCGCCAGAATCTCTGTGGGTGCCATCAGCGCCGTTTGTTGACCGTGGGCGATCGCCAACAGGATCGCATACACAGCGACCACGGTCTTGCCACTTCCTACGTCCCCCTGCACCAGCCGATTCATCGGATGGGGCCGCGCCATGTCGGCCACGACGTCGGCGATCATCTGATTCTGGCCTGCGGTCAGCTCGAAGGGAAAAAGCCGGCGAATCCGCGCGTCGATCTTGGCTGTTGCTTCCAGCGGCGGAGACTGTCGCAGATCACGCTGCGCATGACGCTTAATGGCCAGTGCCAATTGCATGACCAGCAACTCTTGATAAACGAAGCGGCGCCGCGCGCGTTGCAAGTCGTCGCGGCTGGCCGGCTGATGAATATGCTCGACGGCTTCGCGGATGGGGGCCAGATCGTGTGCGGCCAGGTACTCAGCCGGAAACACCTCGTCCAATTGCTCGGCCAGCGACTCGACCACGGCGCTCACGATGCGGCGCATCTGACCCTGCCGGATTCCCTCCGTCAGCGGATAGACTGGCAGCAATTTGCCGCGCGGATCGGTGTCGTCTCCCTCCAGGTATTTCAGGTCGGGATGGACCATCTCCCAAATGCCGCCACGTGAGCGCACCTTGCCG from Pirellulales bacterium includes these protein-coding regions:
- the recG gene encoding ATP-dependent DNA helicase RecG is translated as MSSTSPKTSAEAFLTPVQFLKGVGPQRAELLSKLELETARDVIFFFPRDYQDLTELTNIADLRDESLVRLHGTVVELDQRNTSSGGTVLGALIRCQGGNVRAVWFNQPFMARRLPVGQELLLAGKVRSRGGIWEMVHPDLKYLEGDDTDPRGKLLPVYPLTEGIRQGQMRRIVSAVVESLAEQLDEVFPAEYLAAHDLAPIREAVEHIHQPASRDDLQRARRRFVYQELLVMQLALAIKRHAQRDLRQSPPLEATAKIDARIRRLFPFELTAGQNQMIADVVADMARPHPMNRLVQGDVGSGKTVVAVYAILLAIAHGQQTALMAPTEILARQHAATIEGFLTASRVRWGLLTGSLTTSARRETLAKIAAGELDLVIGTQAIVQEDVEFAKLGLVVIDEQHKFGVRQRASLKQAGLDPHYLVMTATPIPRTVAMTLFGDLDVSTLRDMPPGRQAVRTYLATPEQRDKWWDFYCRKLREGRQGYVVVPLVETSSEVDATSLAQAYESLANGPLEAFRLGLVHGRMNAAEKDAVMDSFRSGQTQVLVSTTVVEVGVDVPNATLLAIESGQRFGLAQLHQLRGRISRGAHPGYCCVFAEPASPDSQQRLEAFVNSTDGFELAEIDFALRGPGDLLGTRQHGLPPLRIADPVADAAVLEEARRDAQQLVEGDPGLAKPEHERLRRMVLVRYGQVLELGDVG